A part of Corynebacterium mustelae genomic DNA contains:
- the rpsL gene encoding 30S ribosomal protein S12 — translation MPTIQQLVRKGRHDKPAKVKTAALKGSPQRRGVCTRVYTTTPKKPNSALRKVARVRLTSGIEVSAYIPGEGHNLQEHSMVLVRGGRVKDLPGVRYKIIRGALDTQGVKDRKQARSRYGAKKEK, via the coding sequence ATGCCAACAATTCAGCAGCTGGTCCGTAAGGGCCGCCACGATAAGCCTGCAAAGGTGAAGACCGCTGCGCTGAAGGGTTCCCCACAGCGTCGTGGCGTGTGCACTCGTGTGTACACCACCACCCCTAAGAAGCCTAACTCCGCATTGCGTAAGGTCGCTCGTGTGCGCCTGACCTCCGGCATTGAGGTTTCCGCATATATCCCAGGTGAAGGTCACAACCTCCAGGAGCACTCCATGGTGCTTGTTCGCGGTGGTCGTGTGAAGGACCTCCCAGGTGTTCGCTACAAGATCATCCGCGGCGCACTGGATACCCAGGGCGTTAAAGATCGTAAGCAGGCTCGTTCCCGCTACGGCGCAAAGAAGGAGAAAT